The following coding sequences are from one Bradyrhizobium sp. WSM471 window:
- a CDS encoding nucleotide sugar dehydrogenase, which produces MRDMQLIERLRSKRAVIGIVGLGYVGLPLALRFCEVGYKVIGLDIDPTKIDILARGESYIEHIEPQRITNVIGRYFEPTSEFAQASRVDALILCVPTPLNKYREPDLSFVIGTIEGLLPFLHPGMIVSLESTTYPGTTDEELKPRIEQQGLVVGQDIYLVFSPEREDPGNKNFSTQTIPKICGGHTARCLEAGLELYGAIIDKVVPVSSTRVAELTKLLENIHRSVNIGLVNEMKILADKMGIDIHEVIRAAATKPFGFVPYQPGPGIGGHCIPIDPFYLTWKAREYGMHTRFIELAGEINSSMPDYVVGKIVTALNQRRKAINGSKVLVLGIAYKKNVDDVRESPSVFLMEKMRYLGAVVAYSDPHVPVFPRMREHHFDLTSTVLTEESVKSFDCIVLATDHDKFDYEFIKAKSRLLVDCRGKFLEPAENIIKA; this is translated from the coding sequence ATGCGCGACATGCAGCTAATTGAGAGGTTGAGGTCTAAGAGGGCCGTTATAGGAATCGTTGGTTTGGGCTATGTCGGCTTACCGTTGGCGCTCAGGTTCTGCGAAGTTGGCTACAAGGTCATTGGGCTTGATATCGACCCAACGAAAATCGACATTCTGGCCCGCGGCGAATCCTACATCGAACATATTGAGCCTCAACGTATAACAAATGTCATTGGCCGTTATTTCGAGCCAACCTCAGAATTCGCTCAGGCTTCTCGTGTTGATGCTCTCATTCTTTGTGTGCCGACGCCGCTCAACAAGTATCGGGAGCCAGACCTCAGCTTCGTTATCGGTACAATCGAAGGTCTGTTGCCCTTTTTGCATCCTGGAATGATCGTCTCCTTAGAAAGTACGACCTATCCCGGTACGACGGACGAAGAACTGAAGCCCCGCATCGAGCAGCAAGGATTGGTGGTTGGTCAAGACATTTATCTTGTCTTTTCGCCTGAACGTGAAGATCCCGGCAACAAGAATTTTTCTACGCAAACAATCCCCAAAATTTGCGGAGGGCATACCGCAAGATGTCTGGAGGCCGGACTTGAGCTGTATGGAGCGATTATTGACAAGGTCGTTCCTGTAAGTTCAACGCGCGTTGCGGAGCTAACAAAACTGCTCGAGAACATTCATCGGTCCGTCAATATCGGTCTGGTGAACGAGATGAAGATTCTTGCGGATAAAATGGGCATTGACATTCACGAGGTCATTCGGGCTGCCGCGACTAAGCCGTTCGGCTTTGTCCCATATCAGCCCGGCCCCGGAATTGGCGGACACTGTATCCCCATCGATCCCTTCTATCTCACTTGGAAGGCCCGCGAGTATGGTATGCATACTCGATTCATCGAGCTTGCAGGCGAAATCAACTCGTCGATGCCAGATTATGTTGTGGGAAAGATTGTCACAGCGCTAAACCAGAGGCGTAAGGCAATCAACGGAAGCAAAGTTCTGGTTCTCGGTATCGCGTACAAGAAGAACGTGGATGATGTTCGAGAATCACCGTCGGTGTTCCTGATGGAAAAGATGCGGTATCTAGGGGCGGTGGTTGCATATAGCGATCCGCATGTGCCCGTTTTTCCACGCATGCGTGAGCACCACTTCGATCTCACGAGTACCGTTCTCACGGAAGAGAGCGTCAAATCTTTCGATTGCATTGTTCTCGCCACTGATCACGATAAGTTCGACTATGAGTTCATAAAGGCAAAATCTCGGCTCCTAGTCGATTGTCGAGGAAAGTTTCTTGAGCCTGCGGAGAACATCATCAAGGCGTGA
- a CDS encoding class I SAM-dependent methyltransferase, giving the protein MTKHFLEVTELPGEEISQEQLERLCHRYYWAAQYVQNRDVLEVACGAGPGLRYLAQRARSVTAGDLSPEILARAQQHAGSDVELRVFDAQDLPYGDASFDTVIIFEALYYVSSAERFMAEAKRVLRPGGQLLISNANRDLYDFNPSPHSAVYHGVVGLRELLDAANFRPLFFGYLKVDQISFRQKLLRPIKKIAVDLNLMPATMQSKKLLKRFVFGQMVPMPDSVIENLVSYHPPEQIDATKPDRIHKVLYCAATSL; this is encoded by the coding sequence ATGACAAAACATTTCCTTGAAGTTACAGAGCTGCCCGGAGAAGAAATTTCCCAGGAGCAGCTGGAACGTCTTTGTCATCGTTACTATTGGGCAGCCCAGTATGTTCAAAATCGGGATGTGCTCGAAGTTGCCTGTGGTGCGGGACCTGGCCTTCGATATCTCGCGCAACGAGCGCGATCGGTCACGGCGGGTGATCTGTCACCGGAGATCCTTGCACGCGCGCAGCAGCATGCTGGGAGTGACGTTGAATTAAGAGTCTTCGATGCTCAGGACTTGCCGTACGGAGATGCGAGTTTCGATACGGTCATCATCTTTGAGGCGCTTTACTACGTTTCATCAGCCGAGAGGTTCATGGCCGAGGCCAAACGCGTTTTGAGACCCGGCGGCCAATTGCTCATATCGAATGCTAATCGGGATCTTTACGATTTTAATCCGAGTCCCCATAGCGCCGTGTACCACGGCGTTGTTGGTCTGAGAGAGCTGCTCGACGCCGCGAATTTCCGACCATTGTTCTTCGGTTATTTGAAAGTGGATCAGATCTCATTTAGGCAGAAACTACTTAGGCCGATCAAGAAAATTGCTGTTGATCTGAACTTAATGCCCGCGACGATGCAGAGCAAGAAACTGCTGAAGCGATTTGTATTTGGTCAGATGGTGCCAATGCCTGACTCAGTTATCGAGAACCTTGTTTCTTATCACCCGCCGGAGCAGATCGATGCAACCAAACCAGATCGAATTCACAAAGTGCTCTATTGCGCAGCTACCTCGTTGTAG
- a CDS encoding DUF2061 domain-containing protein → MSSFNKHEAHVRSLLKAISWRLAGSLDTFVISFIVTGKAGLASAIASVEVVTKIFLYYFHERAWALIPWGRKKD, encoded by the coding sequence ATGAGTTCCTTCAACAAACACGAGGCACATGTACGATCCCTCTTAAAGGCGATCAGCTGGCGCCTCGCCGGGTCTTTGGACACATTCGTGATTAGCTTTATCGTAACCGGCAAGGCGGGCCTTGCGAGCGCGATCGCTTCAGTAGAAGTGGTAACAAAAATTTTCCTCTACTATTTTCACGAACGTGCTTGGGCCTTAATTCCATGGGGAAGGAAAAAAGACTAG
- a CDS encoding lipopolysaccharide biosynthesis protein: MQNRLPSLRRDTLIYGVAVVVDRLVGVALLPILTANMDRWAFGAWTQVLTTFALMSNILSFGFFHSLSQYVPGSKRGDIRRILNGVLLIVISNGIICVALALTFPNQLGDLIFGDRSAAHAIIAASVFMVTESLFEILVIGFLRADSRLTLCSLYYSAKSAVRLLLMWGGLLAGFDLAGLLWLLSVSNLLVVAAVYFVHVLPTLRAATVSTLNGFWTKAFLHSGGIVLSSNLAWANASLGRFAIVHILGLSSLGLYSANYSLASIVSLSALVINFTAIPHMNAAWNAGSANRAVSILTATIEHYLFLTIPVAVALGLFYDLAASLLIHGDFNPEPTLMWALIVTILLMGLEQLLSFATFMVSSRFSVVVRLAGLLLNLVIVYFCILPIGLIAVAIAMSASSLVVISASAAYLSRLGGFVFPWRSSAWLCAAGLSMIGAAVATKLWLDWASLFGAGLVGLIGLLSFLLVESLRDQSICRNSLQRPISAWLDRLMH; this comes from the coding sequence ATGCAAAACCGTTTGCCTTCACTAAGGCGAGATACGCTGATCTATGGCGTGGCAGTGGTCGTCGACCGGCTTGTGGGCGTGGCTCTTCTCCCCATTTTAACAGCAAATATGGACCGTTGGGCGTTCGGCGCTTGGACTCAGGTTCTAACCACATTTGCGCTGATGTCGAATATTCTATCTTTTGGCTTTTTCCATTCCCTCTCGCAATATGTGCCAGGATCCAAGCGCGGCGATATACGGCGGATCCTGAACGGAGTGCTTTTGATCGTCATATCAAATGGCATCATCTGCGTTGCATTGGCCCTGACATTTCCTAATCAGCTCGGCGATTTGATCTTCGGCGATCGATCGGCCGCTCACGCGATTATTGCGGCATCTGTGTTCATGGTCACAGAAAGTCTCTTTGAAATACTTGTCATTGGATTTTTACGGGCGGACAGCCGTCTCACGCTGTGCTCACTATACTACTCTGCCAAGAGCGCAGTGCGATTGCTCTTGATGTGGGGAGGGCTGTTGGCCGGCTTCGACTTGGCAGGGTTGCTGTGGCTTTTGTCCGTAAGCAATCTGCTCGTTGTAGCTGCTGTCTATTTTGTTCACGTTTTGCCGACACTGAGGGCAGCCACTGTTTCAACTTTGAATGGGTTCTGGACGAAGGCTTTTCTGCACTCCGGCGGCATTGTCTTATCGTCAAATCTGGCGTGGGCGAATGCCTCGCTTGGTCGTTTTGCGATTGTCCATATACTTGGGCTATCGTCGCTTGGGCTCTACTCCGCGAATTATTCGCTGGCATCGATTGTTAGCTTGAGCGCATTGGTGATAAATTTCACCGCGATACCCCACATGAATGCTGCATGGAACGCCGGGAGCGCCAATAGAGCGGTTTCAATTTTGACCGCGACGATTGAGCATTATCTCTTTCTAACGATCCCCGTAGCTGTTGCATTGGGTTTATTCTATGACCTCGCGGCGAGCCTGCTTATCCACGGTGATTTCAATCCTGAGCCAACGTTGATGTGGGCGTTGATCGTGACCATTTTGCTAATGGGCCTTGAACAGTTACTCAGCTTTGCGACCTTCATGGTTAGCTCGCGATTCAGTGTGGTCGTTAGGTTGGCCGGCTTGTTGCTCAATCTTGTGATTGTATATTTTTGTATTTTGCCGATCGGCCTGATTGCCGTAGCTATAGCTATGTCGGCTTCTAGTCTGGTCGTAATTTCGGCGAGTGCGGCTTATCTGAGTCGACTTGGTGGGTTTGTCTTCCCCTGGCGCTCAAGCGCTTGGCTCTGCGCCGCCGGATTGTCGATGATAGGTGCCGCGGTAGCGACGAAATTGTGGCTAGATTGGGCCTCTCTATTCGGTGCGGGTCTAGTAGGACTGATCGGGCTCTTGTCATTCCTGCTGGTCGAGAGTTTGCGGGACCAGTCTATCTGCAGGAACTCATTGCAGCGGCCCATCTCAGCCTGGCTCGATCGGCTGATGCACTAG
- a CDS encoding class I SAM-dependent methyltransferase, with amino-acid sequence MRLLRIIAYWLDHSPLARLWQLAKWRVKYLIGRVPDFATQIRQPHRLILRDIVLGLKPASVLEIGCGMGPNLFLLWQADHGLTLTGMDPSRVAIDGAGAEMRQREASSIGLEVGAADQLCCLPDSSADVVLADAVLMYIPPDLIAKTLAEMLRVSRFGVVLSTWHFDGSVDKGPEAVQTVHYDEETWVYDYRRLLATTPAIKVEISPYPADVWRDKRWNRYGAIVMIQHDR; translated from the coding sequence GTGCGTCTACTTCGTATCATTGCCTATTGGCTCGATCATAGTCCGTTGGCGCGGCTTTGGCAGCTCGCCAAGTGGCGGGTTAAGTATTTGATAGGTCGCGTACCCGACTTTGCAACGCAAATCCGACAGCCCCATCGTCTGATACTCCGAGACATTGTACTGGGATTGAAGCCAGCATCGGTGTTAGAGATCGGCTGCGGTATGGGACCGAACCTATTCCTCCTATGGCAGGCGGATCACGGGCTAACCCTAACTGGTATGGACCCGAGTCGAGTAGCGATCGACGGAGCTGGCGCGGAGATGCGGCAGCGCGAGGCGAGTTCGATAGGCCTCGAAGTCGGCGCCGCAGATCAACTTTGCTGCTTGCCTGACAGCTCCGCCGATGTAGTCCTTGCAGATGCTGTCCTGATGTACATTCCACCCGATTTAATTGCCAAAACTCTTGCAGAGATGTTGCGGGTCTCGCGTTTTGGAGTCGTTTTGAGCACTTGGCATTTTGATGGATCGGTCGACAAAGGTCCAGAAGCAGTCCAAACAGTGCATTACGACGAGGAGACTTGGGTATACGACTATCGCCGATTGCTCGCTACTACACCCGCAATCAAGGTTGAGATATCACCCTACCCGGCGGACGTCTGGCGGGACAAGCGCTGGAACCGTTATGGCGCGATCGTTATGATACAACACGATCGGTAA
- a CDS encoding sulfotransferase produces MKLSPGHPQNIPDFLVIGAAKSGTTSLFFYLAQHPEIFVPRTFKEPGFLCFAGRQATAKNPAAPFPDMWSGVISDLTDYTALFDPATAGQRVGEATPEYLYLHNATIHNIRATYRQRANSLKFIVVLRNPIARIWSHYWMFVRDGYETLPFEIATADSTIQKRLSAGWHPSYDYRGFGNYAAQVAAWQDAFGGDSLKIILADDLSRSAGAVCREMYAHIGVADDFVPDTSTTYNVSGRLRNEWLHELLLRRQYGLKSLMRRVVPQKALQSLKQRLLIWNTEKLPMPDDVKVQFLDFYRGDVEALQHRIGRNLDAWLR; encoded by the coding sequence ATGAAATTGTCCCCGGGCCATCCCCAGAACATTCCGGATTTTCTCGTTATTGGTGCAGCAAAAAGCGGCACGACGTCGCTGTTTTTCTATCTCGCCCAGCATCCAGAGATATTCGTTCCGAGAACCTTTAAAGAGCCGGGCTTCCTATGTTTCGCGGGTCGTCAAGCGACGGCCAAAAATCCAGCCGCGCCCTTTCCCGATATGTGGTCAGGTGTCATTAGCGACTTAACAGATTACACGGCACTGTTCGATCCGGCCACGGCCGGGCAAAGGGTGGGCGAAGCGACGCCCGAATATCTTTATCTTCACAATGCGACAATCCATAATATTCGTGCGACCTACCGCCAACGTGCGAACTCACTGAAATTCATAGTGGTTTTGCGCAATCCGATCGCACGCATTTGGTCGCATTACTGGATGTTCGTTCGTGACGGTTACGAAACGCTGCCATTCGAGATCGCAACTGCCGATTCGACCATTCAGAAGCGACTATCGGCAGGTTGGCATCCCTCATATGATTATCGTGGCTTTGGTAACTATGCCGCTCAAGTCGCGGCTTGGCAAGATGCGTTCGGCGGGGACAGTCTCAAAATCATATTGGCTGACGACCTCAGCAGGAGCGCGGGGGCCGTCTGCAGGGAAATGTACGCACACATTGGTGTCGCGGATGACTTTGTGCCTGACACTTCGACGACTTACAATGTCTCGGGAAGATTACGCAATGAGTGGCTTCACGAACTGCTCCTCCGCAGGCAATATGGCCTGAAAAGTTTGATGCGCCGAGTTGTTCCACAGAAGGCGTTACAGAGCCTAAAGCAGCGGCTTCTGATCTGGAATACGGAGAAGCTACCTATGCCGGATGACGTCAAGGTTCAATTTCTCGACTTCTATCGCGGCGACGTCGAAGCTTTGCAGCATCGAATTGGTCGCAATCTGGATGCGTGGCTTCGCTAG
- a CDS encoding O-antigen ligase has translation MVSKVDVSRPSNKLPSMSADPASSSPEMRPSLLHGSRVRTDMADYVAFLLAASLPWSTSLVSILVVVWLITTAPTIDFGTFIRSLGRPVCALPIALFVLAVVGTLWSDAPWGTRLYYIGPNAKLLVLPLLIYHFERSRHGRRVFIAFLASCTALLMVSWLSYLNPPFVYNVARQIGFPFKVYIIGVPVKNYISQSQEFVLCAFGLAIAAQNLWAAHHRKTAIAAIALGFAFLTDLLVVISARTAFVSIPLLLAILLIRHVSRRKCVALVVTAGVAIAVLWTVSPYLRARMENAVTEYSKYTNDNQTTSSGERLEYWRKSVKFFLMSPFIGHGTGSIRGLFERDAVGRTGVSAEVVENPHNQTFYFAIQWGVVGVGLLYAMWIVHFSIFRHDQWIAWLGTILVVQNIVGSIFNSHISDFVEGWIYVIGVGVAGGMSIKFDADAKESREVSAPLSEMRASP, from the coding sequence ATGGTATCCAAGGTTGATGTTTCGCGCCCGAGCAACAAGTTACCAAGCATGAGCGCCGATCCTGCCAGTTCATCGCCAGAAATGCGTCCGTCTTTGTTACACGGCTCCAGAGTCCGGACCGATATGGCGGATTACGTTGCCTTCTTACTTGCGGCATCACTTCCATGGTCGACGTCGTTGGTTTCCATCCTGGTTGTAGTATGGCTGATAACGACCGCCCCGACGATTGATTTTGGAACGTTCATACGATCGTTGGGACGACCGGTTTGCGCGCTGCCGATCGCGCTATTCGTCTTGGCCGTCGTGGGGACTCTGTGGTCCGACGCCCCTTGGGGTACGCGGCTTTACTACATAGGGCCGAATGCGAAACTCTTGGTCCTGCCGCTGCTGATTTACCACTTTGAGCGTTCAAGGCACGGACGACGGGTATTTATCGCCTTCTTGGCGTCCTGCACAGCGCTGCTGATGGTGTCGTGGCTATCGTATCTTAATCCTCCCTTTGTCTACAACGTGGCACGTCAGATTGGTTTTCCTTTTAAGGTCTATATCATTGGAGTACCTGTCAAAAACTACATAAGCCAAAGTCAGGAGTTTGTGCTTTGCGCGTTCGGGTTAGCAATTGCCGCGCAAAACCTGTGGGCCGCACATCATAGGAAAACTGCTATCGCAGCTATTGCGCTGGGATTTGCATTCCTCACCGATTTGCTGGTTGTAATTTCGGCTCGAACAGCTTTCGTCTCTATTCCGCTGCTGTTGGCCATTCTTCTGATTAGGCACGTTAGCCGGCGCAAATGCGTTGCTTTAGTTGTCACTGCTGGCGTGGCTATAGCCGTTCTCTGGACAGTTTCGCCTTATCTCCGAGCGCGTATGGAAAATGCGGTGACGGAGTACTCAAAATACACGAACGACAACCAGACGACTTCTTCAGGCGAGCGTCTCGAGTACTGGCGCAAATCAGTCAAATTTTTTCTGATGTCACCGTTCATCGGCCATGGAACTGGATCGATACGAGGCTTGTTCGAGCGAGATGCAGTAGGACGGACGGGAGTTTCGGCGGAAGTGGTAGAAAATCCGCACAACCAGACGTTTTACTTCGCGATTCAGTGGGGCGTCGTTGGCGTAGGACTGCTTTATGCGATGTGGATCGTTCACTTTTCTATTTTTCGTCACGATCAGTGGATCGCGTGGCTCGGAACGATCTTAGTAGTTCAGAACATCGTTGGTTCTATTTTCAATTCTCACATCTCCGATTTTGTCGAGGGCTGGATCTACGTTATCGGAGTTGGAGTAGCCGGTGGGATGTCAATTAAGTTCGATGCGGATGCCAAGGAGTCGCGAGAGGTCTCCGCCCCCCTCTCTGAAATGCGCGCGTCCCCGTGA
- the cysQ gene encoding 3'(2'),5'-bisphosphate nucleotidase CysQ, producing MEEFDRIARLFGLIAVRAGEVIMKDRESSGRPKIKADGSPVTAADLEADELIRSCLERNLSNIPVVSEETSPNVLSFGADRFILVDPLDGTKEFIRGESDFTVNIALIERATPVAGAVYAPALHQLYMGGTTAFKLDTRGDNTALSFSNMHSIKVRTAPSQGPRAVVSRSHLDAATKAWIECHQINDFRASGSSLKFCIIAEGEADVYPRLAPTMEWDTAAGHAVLSAAGGSVVALNGSPMRYGKLDYRNGEFVAWGMSPGCSK from the coding sequence ATGGAAGAATTTGACAGGATCGCTCGGCTATTCGGCTTGATCGCCGTCCGCGCAGGCGAGGTCATCATGAAGGATCGGGAATCTTCTGGCCGCCCTAAAATTAAGGCGGACGGCTCGCCTGTGACCGCCGCGGACCTTGAAGCTGACGAACTTATCCGATCCTGCCTTGAGCGGAACCTGTCGAACATCCCAGTGGTAAGCGAGGAGACTAGCCCGAATGTCCTCTCGTTCGGAGCTGACCGCTTCATCCTAGTGGACCCGCTTGACGGAACGAAGGAATTCATACGGGGAGAGAGTGATTTTACAGTGAACATTGCTCTCATCGAACGCGCCACTCCTGTTGCAGGCGCAGTGTACGCTCCGGCCTTGCACCAGCTCTATATGGGCGGCACGACTGCATTCAAGCTGGACACTCGCGGAGACAATACCGCCCTCTCATTCAGCAACATGCATTCGATAAAGGTGCGAACAGCTCCCTCCCAAGGGCCGCGCGCTGTCGTCAGCCGTTCTCACCTGGACGCGGCAACGAAGGCGTGGATTGAATGCCACCAGATCAACGACTTCCGAGCTTCCGGCTCATCTCTGAAGTTCTGTATCATCGCTGAGGGCGAGGCTGATGTTTACCCTCGACTCGCGCCAACGATGGAATGGGACACGGCGGCCGGGCATGCTGTTCTTTCCGCTGCAGGCGGCAGCGTAGTCGCGCTCAACGGCTCCCCAATGCGCTATGGCAAGTTGGACTATCGAAACGGCGAATTTGTTGCTTGGGGAATGTCACCAGGATGTTCGAAATGA
- the cysD gene encoding sulfate adenylyltransferase subunit CysD: protein MNAQNTKPETRKLPLHLRRLESESIEIMRDVLAEFKKPVMLYSIGKDSSVMLHVGLKAFYPGKLPFPLMHVDTTWKFREMIAFRDETVRRLGINLIVHTNKEGVDRGINPIGSGSALHTQVMKTDALKQALDLHGFDAAFGGARRDEEKSRAKERIFSFRSHGHVWDPRNQRPELWNLFNTRIRPGESMRVFPMSNWTELDIWEYIMLERIPVVPLYFAKKRPVVQRNGAMIMVDDERLPLLPNERPELRMIRFRTLGCYPLSGAIESNASNIEDIVAEMQVAKVSERQGRLIDTDEAASMEKKKREGYF, encoded by the coding sequence ATGAACGCACAAAATACCAAACCTGAAACCCGCAAATTGCCACTGCATCTACGCAGGCTGGAATCCGAATCGATCGAAATCATGCGCGATGTCTTGGCCGAGTTCAAAAAGCCAGTCATGCTTTACTCGATTGGCAAAGACTCAAGCGTCATGTTGCACGTCGGGTTGAAAGCTTTCTATCCGGGGAAGCTGCCCTTCCCGTTGATGCATGTCGATACGACCTGGAAGTTTCGCGAAATGATTGCTTTTCGCGATGAGACCGTGAGGCGTCTAGGCATCAATCTCATTGTACATACTAATAAGGAAGGGGTCGACCGGGGCATCAATCCGATTGGCTCCGGCTCTGCCCTGCACACTCAAGTGATGAAAACCGACGCGCTCAAGCAGGCGCTCGATCTCCATGGGTTTGATGCGGCATTCGGCGGCGCACGCCGGGACGAGGAGAAGAGTCGGGCTAAGGAACGCATCTTTTCATTCCGTTCCCACGGACATGTCTGGGATCCTCGCAATCAGAGGCCTGAGCTCTGGAATCTTTTCAACACGCGAATCCGCCCCGGCGAATCGATGCGTGTATTCCCCATGTCGAACTGGACCGAGCTCGACATCTGGGAGTACATCATGCTGGAAAGAATTCCGGTTGTTCCGCTCTATTTCGCCAAAAAGCGGCCGGTTGTTCAACGGAATGGTGCAATGATAATGGTCGACGACGAGCGGCTTCCGTTGTTACCGAATGAAAGACCGGAGCTTCGGATGATCCGTTTCCGTACGCTCGGCTGCTATCCGTTGAGCGGTGCCATCGAGTCCAACGCTTCCAACATTGAGGACATCGTTGCCGAGATGCAGGTCGCAAAAGTCTCGGAGCGCCAAGGGCGCCTGATAGATACCGACGAGGCGGCCTCGATGGAGAAGAAGAAGAGAGAAGGCTACTTCTGA
- the cysN gene encoding sulfate adenylyltransferase subunit CysN — protein sequence MDTLRRTGSSDSKDHLRFITCGSVDDGKSTLIGRLLHDSKMVYDDQLQALARDSTRHGTTGNEIDFALLVDGLEAEREQGITIDVAYRFVATPRRAFMVADTPGHEQYTRNMATGASNAQLAIILIDARKGVLVQTKRHSFICSLLGIRHIVLAVNKIDLVDYRKEVFDRIVGDYAAFASTLGFASIAPIPVCARYGDNIISRSGNTDWYQGPCLLEHLERVDVDSDTANLPFRFPVQWVNRPNLDFRGYAGTVASGSITLGDEIVVAASGRNSQVKQIVTYDGELLRAEAGDAVTITLTDEIDVGRGDILATPTESPYVADQFAAHVIWMDEEALVPGRTYAFRVGTQSIPAGSFTGIKYKIDVNTREHLAATTLGLNEIGFCNVATARPVSFDPYELNRRTGSFIVIDRYTNRTVGAGMISFPLRRATNIAWQPLAIGKKERSELKHQKPCIIWFTGLSGAGKSTIANIVDQKLFAMSCHTMLLDGDNIRHGLNRDLGFTEADRVENIRRVGEVAKLMVESGLIVICSFISPYTAERDMIRELVDEGEFVEVFVDTPMEECERRDPKGLYSKAKAGKIKNFTGVDAPYQPPAAPEIRLETVGQQPDQLANKVIEILIQHGAVRRN from the coding sequence ATGGATACATTGCGACGGACCGGCTCATCCGACAGCAAAGATCATCTCCGCTTCATTACCTGCGGCTCGGTTGACGACGGAAAGTCGACGCTAATCGGCCGGCTACTACACGACAGCAAGATGGTTTATGATGATCAATTGCAAGCACTCGCCCGCGACAGCACCCGGCACGGAACTACCGGCAATGAGATTGACTTTGCCCTTCTAGTTGACGGCCTTGAGGCCGAGCGCGAACAAGGAATAACTATCGATGTAGCTTATCGCTTTGTCGCCACACCTCGCAGAGCCTTCATGGTGGCAGATACGCCCGGTCACGAACAATATACCCGCAACATGGCGACAGGTGCCTCCAACGCCCAGCTTGCCATAATCCTAATCGACGCACGCAAAGGCGTGTTGGTGCAAACCAAGCGCCACTCATTCATTTGTTCCCTCTTGGGCATTCGGCATATCGTTCTAGCGGTGAACAAGATTGATCTTGTCGACTACCGCAAGGAAGTGTTCGACCGCATCGTAGGCGATTATGCTGCCTTCGCGTCGACGCTTGGCTTCGCCTCGATTGCACCGATCCCGGTATGCGCCAGGTACGGCGACAACATCATCAGCCGATCGGGAAATACAGACTGGTATCAGGGTCCTTGTCTATTGGAGCACCTGGAGAGAGTCGATGTAGATTCCGACACTGCGAATCTGCCGTTCCGCTTTCCGGTGCAGTGGGTGAACCGGCCCAATCTCGATTTTCGTGGTTATGCGGGAACGGTCGCTTCTGGTAGCATCACCCTCGGCGACGAGATTGTCGTGGCGGCTTCGGGCCGCAACTCCCAAGTCAAGCAGATCGTGACCTACGACGGCGAACTTTTGCGGGCTGAAGCAGGCGATGCCGTAACCATCACGCTTACTGACGAAATTGACGTCGGCCGTGGAGATATCTTGGCTACGCCGACGGAAAGCCCTTACGTCGCCGATCAGTTTGCGGCCCACGTCATATGGATGGACGAGGAAGCCTTGGTGCCAGGTCGGACTTATGCCTTTAGGGTTGGCACCCAATCAATCCCTGCCGGAAGCTTCACTGGGATCAAATACAAGATCGACGTGAACACACGTGAGCATCTCGCGGCCACTACACTCGGGCTGAACGAGATTGGGTTCTGCAACGTTGCCACGGCGCGTCCCGTTAGTTTCGACCCATATGAACTGAACCGACGCACCGGTTCGTTCATTGTGATCGATCGTTACACCAATCGAACAGTTGGCGCGGGCATGATCAGTTTCCCGCTGCGGCGCGCTACCAATATTGCCTGGCAGCCACTCGCAATCGGAAAGAAGGAGCGGTCGGAGTTGAAGCACCAGAAGCCCTGTATCATCTGGTTCACTGGGCTCTCCGGCGCAGGTAAGTCGACCATCGCCAACATTGTCGACCAGAAGCTATTCGCGATGTCATGTCACACTATGCTCCTGGATGGCGATAACATCCGCCACGGCCTTAACCGTGATCTCGGCTTCACCGAGGCGGATCGGGTTGAGAACATCCGAAGAGTGGGGGAAGTTGCGAAATTGATGGTCGAGAGCGGGCTGATCGTGATCTGCTCTTTCATTTCGCCCTACACGGCCGAGCGGGACATGATTAGAGAACTCGTCGACGAAGGCGAGTTCGTGGAGGTCTTCGTCGACACGCCAATGGAGGAGTGTGAACGGCGTGATCCAAAAGGCCTCTATTCTAAAGCTAAGGCCGGCAAGATCAAAAACTTCACCGGGGTGGACGCGCCATACCAGCCTCCGGCCGCCCCAGAGATTCGTTTGGAAACTGTTGGACAACAGCCAGACCAACTGGCCAACAAGGTCATCGAAATATTGATACAGCACGGCGCCGTCCGTCGCAACTGA